The Dysidea avara chromosome 11, odDysAvar1.4, whole genome shotgun sequence genome includes the window GTACCATCAACTTCAACAGTATGAATTTTCCGAATGTTTCACACATTAATAACAGATTGAGAATGGCAGGGAAAGGGACTCGTGTATCTCAAGTTTATACTATACCAATGGCTATACTTGAAGAGATTCACTGCTAGTATTATGCCGGATGCCATGCACTAAATAAGATCAGAAACTCACATCAGAGTCCACCTATCTATAACCTAGTTTTTAATGACACGACCTTCTGCCAATGTTAATATTTACATCAtgtgactatcaaatgcaataatactgtatagcttaAACATGtcgagggggaaattttttgctgatttggcagttttgggtgttatcagtcaaaattttatccttgaaatatttagtccttcatatagtctaatacgTTTTGGGTGTGTTTGCaaattcacaaaaaaaatttatttttggtaacattgctcaaccttgaaatatttCCCCCTcgaaaatatttaggctatacagtaaatTTGCATGCGGCTCTAATATTACCATGTGGGCGgatgacaggaaacaaggaaccTGCAATTGGTGGCTTTAACTATATATTCAACAAGACATTTCAAGCTCCAGACATTTCACTTAACAAATACACCAAGTTTGAGTAGAGGTGGAGGTACTAACTCATTAGAAAATAGAAATATAAAACAGTGGTAAAACTTCAACTCTAGTCATAGGTCAAATGCTGACAGTCAGTATTTATCAAGGTTTAAGGTCTCTTAGAGATACCATTATCATACTGGCTGGTGTTTTATCATTTGTGTTAGATTCCCAAAGAAAATGCTTCTGTCTGGTCCACATCAATAATAGATTGGATTTTGTGGGGTATTTCAAATGTGTTTTTCAGAATATCCAATGGAACTTGTATGGTAGGAAAGCCTTTGGACCAATGTTAAGGATGTTATGACCTTAGCTAGGTGTCCAGGTGTCGTCTTATTTGAGTCTCCATATTGATCAGGTTCCACTGTGCTTTTAGTGAGTGTCCACATATCAGTGACATGCCTTTATCTACAAGACCAGTTCATGGACTTCGTACGTATTACGTACTGACACTTCTTGCATAAAGAAACTGCCTCATTTCCccaatacaatacaattgttCTTCAGTACGTCTGTGCTCTTCCCATGTGGATATGGACAGATGTATGGTATTGGTTGTCAAAATATTTCAGTGCAGGTGTGTCCCTATAGTTGTTGCtgatttttctattagagtattaaagTGTTTATTGCGTTTGGCCTTTTGGTCCTATAAAATGTTGTCTTGAGGTGTTGTATttcaactgtactgtatatcaCTGTGTCAATAGCTGTATGTATTTCACAGGAAGACACACTACCATTGCTCCAAAGAAAAAATCTAAAGTGAAGCAAGCCAAAGCAAAGAAGGTATAGTTAGTGTACTGTGAAGGTGCTTTATATAGTGGTCACTTCTTGAATGATGTATGTAGCCATATCAGTGTTTAGAAAATGCTAGCAGTAGACTTGGCATTTACCAAGTAGGTGTTGTAATCCCATGTTATGTACCTGTCAATGTAAAACCTGACTACTGCAGTATGGGTTGAGGTGGGAGAAGGTGGGGAATTGCCTCTCAGAAAATTATAATACCTCACCTTCCCTTGCATACCCTGAGCGAAGTCTGAGACTAGATTTTGTCTTGCCACCAATACTACATTAATAGCTGACATTTCCTCACTACCTTAGGGAAAGCTTGTAACCAATTCTGCCAGTGTACCCCAACCTTAGCCATACCTGTCTTATATTGATATGTGGATTACATTGCTGAACATTAATAGATTAAAAAATTTCTTTAGATTACCATACCGTACAACAGGAAATATTGACAATTTGATGAATTCACAATTAATTAGCTTTGACGAATTAAGATTTGATGAAAAGCAAGAAATCATAGATTTAAATGCTGATTTTTGAGGTGCTTATTGACTTTTTGACAAATTAAAGTTTGGCAAATGTAaccgattcatcaaatttttctttcgtcaaaatttccttttgTACGGTACCTAATTCCCAACAAATTTGACTGCATCAGGAGACCATGAATTTATTTTCGATAGTTAGGGCAATGTCCAGCATTTGATTATCGTATCATGTGGTTacttgaactttaaagcttgcACATACTTGAAAAACCATTGGGACTCAAATAATTGCCAGGTGTATATTTGGGACCAAGCATTTGTTTGTACAATATCCTGGAATCCCTCTTCCCAGCTTATGCACATTTATGGTTCTAAATTCTattggttgactgctctattgaagtGTTTATTAAAGTACCTCATTGTATAggtggtgactgttttattagggttaGATTGTACTGAGCTGTCTTGAATTTAATATACAAAGTTGCTGTCTGTGTATATTTCTACAATACTAGTATGTACGACATTTTGCCAAAAGAtaaatttgacaaatttgacGAATCAGTTACattcataaaattaatttgtcaAATATAAATAAGCCCTTCATAAGTCAGTGCGTAGAGCTGTGATTTctttttgtcaaattttaatttCTCAAAGGCTGATTAATTGTGTGTCCATCAATATCTCCTGTTGTACGGTAGTATTCTGTCAAATTATGTTGGCACAAACTAAAGGCAACAAAGAAACATGCGGCATATCCTAATCGTATCACTTATTTTAGATTATGTTCATTTACATGCGTCTTTAAGGTACTGCATACATTGACGAATCCCAGTCAGATTTCAACAATTCTAAAATACCCCTCAATGAAAGTTTTGCCATTTCATATGTCAGATCAAATGCACATTTACAAGTTAGTACTACTAGAGTGATAGTGTACCAACAATGTCATCATCATCTTGTGTGGTTATCCATCATTATGAACAGAAAGATTGTAATGGTACCTTTTAGGGAACATGCTATACTGGCGCATGCTTGGCAGCTCATAAGCTGGTATAGTGTGCTACTGGTAATGTCAGGTTTCAACTACAGTGAGATCTGCAATTGAAGGGGCCAGCGGCAAATAGGGACAAGTGCcgtttgaaaatttaggtgaccacatagtgggcattaaacagaattttgggacataattgaattattggaATATTTGCTAAAAAATTATTTGAGATTGCCATGAACTTTTAAATTCcgttgtttacttagtgacaatGTTATTCACATGGATAAAATAAGCCATTCTAAAttttagaaaatggaaaatctaatgtcccctttttccactgaccccttcaattataTCTGAATACCTGTGTGAGTGTGTGTCAATTTgatcacaaaagtgttcagataactgaatttgTTGGAGCTACAAAACTTCGttcacctactctaatagagtttACTCTAATAGCGATGCACCGATACTGATACTAGTATTGGTATTGGCCCTATTTTGGTGGTGTCAGACTGGTATTGGTAAAGCTACAAATGTCCAATTCCAACCAATACTTTGTATGGTATCATTTAATTGCTTTTCAAGACGGTAGCATACATAGCGTGTCAAACGGAGTTGAGCAAGCCATGAATTCTTTGAAAGAAGTCAGCCActagcattaattttaatatattacaagtaagccacgaaataagattaATTTCTTTGAAGCCATAAATtgtattgaagccataaacaaTTGTTATCGTTGTGATTAGTGGCCACAAAACCAGTaaactgcagttgatgagaATAACAAAATGTGTATTAGTATGATGACTATTATTGGAATTACCAGTTGTTTCTTGTGAGTAATGCCTGTGTGGCAAAGTGTCAGTATTGAATTGGTATTGTCCATTTCCACCTAAAATGTGTTGGTATTGGATCGGTattgaaaaagtggtatcgctatactttaatagaatgatgaaattctctaataaaacagtcactttcaATGTTTGGGAAGTTGAAGATTTGATTAAATAATAGAAGTCCCAAAGTGCCAGATGATATACATTTCTTGTATTCATACTGCGTACTTTAAATTACATTGCTAAATATTTTCTTCTCCACATGTATTGCTGTGTCGTTATGTAGGAACTAGAGAAGGCTATTAGGGGAAGAATAGAAGAAGAAATTACAAGTCAAGCTAGTAAAAGTATCAGTAATTTCTCCATCGTAAAACCTTCACCAGCAGCAACTAGTACCCAACCTGCAGCCACAACTGCTAAGAAATCAAAATAAGTGATATTGTCTATAACTTGTGACTGATAGTAAGTAGGTAACTTTAAAATGTTTGGCTTGCTTGGTGGTGAATCAGATTTTAGTGACACAAGTGACTCAGATGAGCCTGATCAAGATGTCGATGAAGCTACAAGTACCACGGACAAATCTCATACTAGCGACACCACTAGTACTTCTCGTGAAAAACTTCCTTTACCAGATTTAGAAGTTCCACTTTCCCAGCAAGGAAAGATATCAGTCTTTTCTAGTCAATACAAAGAGGAGGAAAAGGCTAAAGAAGCTGTATTAGAAAGACATGTTGAGCTGTCTAGTGCTGCTCCTATTGTTTCAAAAACTCAAGCAAAAAAAGAAGCTCGGAAGGGTCACCGATCATCTTTTCAAAGAAGTCGGCAAATTGAATGTACAAGTGAAGATCAGCCAAAAGTTAAAAGGAAACGTCATGCTGGGCTATCTGGAACACTTCAGCCACCAAAGAAGTTTATGCAGTCGTATCATAAGCAACAAACTGAAGAAAAGCCATGGTTAAATAAGAAATAATGTGTATAACATAATTGATTTGTGTTGCAAATTGAGTGTTGTCTGTTATATGTTCCAGTGCATGTCAATAATGTGTCTTTTGTTGTGGTAGTTATTGTTGGTAACCAGCAGTTTTGTTTTTGGACTCAACAGTAGTGCATCTGAATTTCCAATCATAGTGATGCTAGATAGCCAGCTAAAGCTTTTTTTTGTATGGTTGTATGTCCCCTCTCTCTTCATCAGGCTTTCAGCAGCTGGTCATAATTGCTAGTATCTAAGTTTTAGTGCAGccattatgatgtaatttataGTTCAGACAACTTTCCAGTGCATCAGGAAAGCTCTATACCCCAACAAAAATACGATGGCGCCGGagattataattataaatagTCTTGTGGTGCGCAATTAATGGGGTGGGCGTTTAATGTGGTCGAAGGTCGCGTCAAGAAATGGATACTGATTCTTCGCATTCTAGCAATGATTCTGACTATATCCCAGAATTAGTGGCAAGTATTCAGACACGCAAGAGGCACAGAACTCCTGGGAGTAGGAAACAAAAGAAACGAGACACCTCCAGTGATTCTATACAAATTTCACCACACCCACCTGTAAGACTGCCTGTTGATGTGCTAGTGATCATATTTCAGTATATTGTGACAGAAATTGGTCCATTTTTAGCTCTGAAACGTTATGGCCTTATTTGCAAAGAATGGAGGCAAGCTTTATTAGAGAATAAATTGTGGCATAGTGTGTCACTGGATGGTAATGAATCATGGCTGGATGTTGGTCGGGCACTGAAGTGGTTGTGTACCTATAAGTCTTTTACTGTCTCAGTTTTGGCCCTATCAAGGTGGAGACCAGGCCATCACCAGTCTGGTTTTGCGCATCTGTTACAAATATGCACCCAAGTGAAGTCGGTGAGATTTGATAATTGCGTTCTGAAATTTGATGAAGTTTTCAAACATTTCAATAAGCTTGAGAAGTTGATCATTGCTAGATGTAGTGTCAAAAGTTTTAATGAACTGTTTCGTGATGGTAAAGTTATGTTACATTGGCTTTCGTTAGGTCAGGTTGGAGGTTGTATCTGCCAGAGCTTGTTAAAATGTGATTCTCCTCTATTAAA containing:
- the LOC136239271 gene encoding UPF0390 protein zgc136864-like codes for the protein MPQGAIKKKSTAAKLNVKARNRQSGPKKGRHTTIAPKKKSKVKQAKAKKELEKAIRGRIEEEITSQASKSISNFSIVKPSPAATSTQPAATTAKKSK
- the LOC136238162 gene encoding uncharacterized protein, which codes for MFGLLGGESDFSDTSDSDEPDQDVDEATSTTDKSHTSDTTSTSREKLPLPDLEVPLSQQGKISVFSSQYKEEEKAKEAVLERHVELSSAAPIVSKTQAKKEARKGHRSSFQRSRQIECTSEDQPKVKRKRHAGLSGTLQPPKKFMQSYHKQQTEEKPWLNKK
- the LOC136239272 gene encoding F-box/LRR-repeat protein 6-like, which encodes MDTDSSHSSNDSDYIPELVASIQTRKRHRTPGSRKQKKRDTSSDSIQISPHPPVRLPVDVLVIIFQYIVTEIGPFLALKRYGLICKEWRQALLENKLWHSVSLDGNESWLDVGRALKWLCTYKSFTVSVLALSRWRPGHHQSGFAHLLQICTQVKSVRFDNCVLKFDEVFKHFNKLEKLIIARCSVKSFNELFRDGKVMLHWLSLGQVGGCICQSLLKCDSPLLNLHTLQLDNFFRHKVDSINLLQRMCPNVRALKVYFANDEYIDPKPCELEQTGFLNLVYLELCFDSCFDYSYNTWENNILCLTLSSSPYLKSLKLLYYTSWEYDQLVSLISCNLQELDLHHCSVNFSLFIRKLVQTCSSLQRLTIASPKQGTATDDVINILVSSPVINTLTHVDLTGTEVTGDEIKQLLKCSHCLTYLNLLSCRNLPRGTKRIYSDAELSKLSRVL